The Paramisgurnus dabryanus chromosome 3, PD_genome_1.1, whole genome shotgun sequence genome includes a window with the following:
- the LOC135733977 gene encoding interferon-induced very large GTPase 1-like: MLKSVWSYLTSNPDPKNQDDKRETHAQEPEPEEREEKSNESIQKTNIKNQKRKSIGENNIHVQEYDKQEEDNCVKCEALGEESVQSEDKDKIKQQIKLLFNRLNLSLIQLNSQDFLQVTPAMLQRHEPCEEKDLVQTFIQQLLMMDYRARYIQIKQRKDELKRHRTKGLDAGQSDAFDHIFSRSVPVDEVNKIHPLHPMDIQMAVFLHADYFLRQLIVTKLSQCQYAVPLLVPNPFYKKIEFPLWTFRQIKKSWKLYEKNESKSQAIYQAETPMVAFFRFSAVSTSKSQIMNSLINERHETFFHRHCRGSSKSRLLMDGVVEIAWCCPSGEKTDKFTDCVAFCNLHGDGQAHETQLKILNEESSINVVILPHLDRSHRSMTIVEELYNNSKPLICLLTEDESVVTEMQKGKYKIGLKDRNKFDVSEELRRTINECLSKTISKFKLSDMVKHSEVKVDENDKDCKRAHEMAKQMTTLLENNELSKIKETFLPCQGKLWHDWCQKNKELHRPQGNNIEMHNSQKQMEMFKIREKQKESGVTIFMKMFIEKLNSSKDNEKLYFIRWLGFLLDEYTSEDLLALHHKYDQKWSKVLHLKKKHDKSEQLKAEQTQLEKMSEKLNEATFGLEHLLREIGQIYESHESVKKGKVTGYQFNVSSLPRLAAELMVSGYPMELMDGDAAHVPLIWVKAVLDELIKILGDQRVFVLSVLGIQSTGKSTLLNAMFGLQFAVSAGRCTRGAFMQLVKVSKELKKDLNFEYLLIVDTEGLRALELAGRSTRQHDNEMATFVVGVGNMTLINIFGENPAEMQDILQIVVQAFLRMKKVRLTPSCMFVHQNVGDITAGEKNMVGKRRLQEKLDEMTQLAAKEEVCDAECFSDVIKFYIKSDVRYFAQLWEGSPPMAPPNPCYSENVQELKEAILSHAFESNGVTLAQFRDRIGDLWNALMNENFVFSFKNTLEIAVYRKLEEEYAKWTWSLRSAMLKIEDKLHNRINNRQLHKVESRDLEQEMSKINEEVKMSMKQYFEEHGEKDILIQWRMKFQEKIKDLHGELVRDAKRKLDNLICQKEALNKLDGEKTLHERKLFKKSKELGLSLKQKHLDENELKTQFDEVWGKWVSELAGDVRPHEDINIVNDILTILGEIYEDTLVCDRLNKFEGIIQMTDFSIYVNPIKTFGIRLGTKLFGLPSEEQQSIKNLVQSIVRETENQVKSKSVAKMGYNKSYIQEIAQSVKTNVGNHKCFHLQYEFKKEFTVDLTLSVCRLAGMKFAELHQMFREANDPLIYLEKKKPEYYSVFQGYCRGATSAAVFGTLICNELKEPILQSVYNKTAYDLAGEMRTNIPAFKGNRSNLEKHILKTLAEEEDFDNFIEYIRFPRDHFEDFIKTQVEAYITSENSSALAMVKANIRHKENSIITAAETATAQVLSKRGDVNMWLEVFSYGLKDELEFNKERLTGDSCQDITDFELLEEVLKKELCHIMKDLNKGLTNPSDIRMTMFRKSPDEILIEHSCKCCWVQCPFCGVICVNTMEEHPGDHIAPFHRNCGANGMNFRGTKILCLDFCTSSVASYNDRFYPSHDSDETVLWREYRTAGPEFASWCLTPDLSELPYWKWFVCHFQKDLEKFYAKTFSSYGSIPDNWRSFTKEDALASLDKYL, translated from the exons ATGCTGAAGTCTGTTTGGAGTTATTTGACCTCAAATCCTGATCCTAAAAATCAGGATGACAAAAGGGAAACACATGCTCAAGAACCAGAACCTgaagagagagaggagaaaAGTAATGAATCAATTCAAAAGA CCAACATCAAAAACCAAAAAAGGAAGTCAATAGGAG AAAACAACATTCATGTGCAAGAATATGATAAG CAGGAAGAAGATAATTGTGTGAAGTGTGAAGCTCTGGGAGAAGAGTCAGTTCAATCTGAAGACAAGGACAAGATCAAACAGCAAATTAAGCTGCTTTTCAATAGACTCAATCTTAGTCTGATTCAATTGAATTCACAAGACTTTCTGCAGGTAACACCAGCGATGTTGCAGAGACATGAACCTTGTGAGGAAAAGGACTTGGTTCAAACTTTTATACAGCAACTCCTGATGATGGATTACAGAGCAAGatacattcaaataaaacaaagaaaagATGAGCTGAAGAGACACAGGACAAAAGGTTTAGATGCAGGACAAAGTGATGCTTTTGATCATATTTTCAGTAGGTCTGTACCTGTTGATGAAGTGAATAAAATACATCCTCTTCACCCAATGGACATTCAGATGGCAGTGTTTCTCCATGCAGATTATTTTCTTCGTCAGCTCATAGTAACCAAACTCTCACAGTGTCAGTATGCTGTTCCTCTGCTTGTGCCCAATCCTTTCTACAAAAAGATTGAGTTTCCATTATGGACCTTCCGACAAATCAAGAAGAGTTGGAAGTTATATGAGAAGAATGAAAGCAAAAGTCAGGCAATCTACCAGGCAGAGACACCTATGGTTGCATTTTTCAGGTTTTCAGCAGTTTCTACATCCAAATCTCAAATCATGAACAGTTTGATCAATGAACGGCATGAGACTTTCTTTCACAGGCACTGCCGTGGAAGCAGCAAATCTCGTCTGCTGATGGACGGAGTTGTTGAGATCGCCTGGTGTTGCCCGTCAGGAGAGAAGACGGATAAATTCACAGATTGTGTTGCGTTCTGTAATCTTCATGGTGATGGACAAGCTCATGAGACACAGCTAAAAATCCTCAATGAAGAGTCCTCCATAAATGTTGTGATTTTGCCTCATCTTGATAGAAGTCACAGAAGTATGACAATTGTGGAGGAGCTTTACAACAACTCAAAGCCACTTATCTGCCTTCTGACTGAAGACGAATCTGTTGTGACAGAGATGCAAAAAGGCAAATATAAAATTGGATTAAAAGATAGAAATAAATTTGATGTGTCTGAAGAACTGAGAAGAACCATCAATGAATGCCTCTCAAAAACAATTTCCAAATTTAAACTTTCAGATATGGTCAAACACTCAGAAGTCAAAGTAGATGAGAATGATAAAGACTGCAAGAGGGCACATGAAATGGCAAAGCAGATGACAACATTACTAGAAAACAATGAACTCTCTaaaattaaagaaacatttctgCCATGTCAGGGGAAGTTGTGGCACGATTGGTGTCAAAAGAACAAAGAACTACATCGACCTCAAGGAAACAACATTGAAATGCACAACAGCCAAAAGCAAATGGAAATGTTTAAAATCAGAGAAAAGCAGAAAGAATCTGGTGTGACAATATTTATGaagatgtttattgaaaaactCAACTCCAGCAAAGATAATGAGAAGCTATATTTCATCAGATGGCTTGGGTTCCTGCTGGATGAATATACATCAGAAGACCTCTTGGCACTTCATCATAAATATGATCAAAAATGGTCAAAAGTGTTACATTTGAAAAAGAAACATGATAAATCTGAGCAACTGAAAGCAGAACAAACACAACTTGAGAAAATGTCAGAAAAACTCAATGAAGCAACATTTGGCCTGGAACACTTGCTGAGAGAGATTGGCCAGATTTATGAATCACATGAATCTGTCAAGAAGGGTAAAGTAACAGGATATCAATTCAATGTTAGTTCTCTCCCACGACTTGCCGCAGAGCTCATGGTTTCTGGATACCCAATGGAGCTGATGGATGGTGATGCAGCTCATGTTCCTCTGATTTGGGTTAAAGCTGTTCTAGATGAGCTTATCAAGATACTAGGAGACCAGAGAGTCTTTGTCCTGTCTGTTTTGGGGATTCAGAGTACTGGCAAATCCACTTTGCTGAATGCCATGTTTGGATTGCAGTTTGCGGTCAGTGCTGGCAGGTGCACCAGAGGAGCCTTCATGCAGCTGGTCAAGGTGTCAAAAGAACTGAAAAAAGATTTAAATTTTGAATATCTTCTTATTGTTGATACTGAGGGGCTCCGTGCTCTTGAATTGGCTGGCAGATCAacaagacagcatgacaacgaAATGGCAACATTTGTGGTCGGTGTTGGAAATATGACTTTGATCAACATCTTTGGTGAAAATCCAGCAGAGATGCAGGACATCCTTCAGATTGTTGTTCAAGCCTTTTTGAGGATGAAGAAGGTACGACTGACTCCAAGCTGCATGTTTGTGCATCAGAATGTTGGAGATATCACAGCTGGCGAGAAGAACATGGTAGGAAAAAGACGTTTACAAGAGAAACTGGATGAAATGACTCAGTTGGCTGCTAAAGAGGAAGTCTGTGATGCTGAATGTTTCAGTGATGTAATTAAATTTTATATAAAGTCTGATGTGCGGTATTTTGCCCAACTCTGGGAGGGCAGCCCACCAATGGCTCCACCCAATCCATGCTACAGTGAAAATGTGCAGGAACTTAAGGAAGCTATACTCTCTCATGCTTTTGAATCTAATGGTGTAACACTGGCACAATTCAGAGACCGTATTGGTGACCTTTGGAATGCACTTATGAATGAAAACTTTGTTTTCAGCTTTAAGAATACTCTGGAGATTGCAGTGTACAGAAAATTAGAAGAGGAGTATGCAAAGTGGACCTGGAGTCTCAGGAGTGCCATGCTCAAGATTGAAGATAAATTGCACAACAGAATCAACAACAGGCAACTCCATAAAGTTGAAAGTAGAGACCTTGAGCAAGAGATGTCAAAGATCAATGAAGAGGTGAAAATGTCCATGAAGCAGTACTTTGAAGAACATGGAGAAAAAGACATACTGATTCAATGGAGAATGAAATTTCAAGAGAAAATTAAGGACCTTCATGGGGAGCTTGTAAGAGATGCAAAAAGAAAGCTTGATAACTTAATTTGTCAAAAGGAAGCTCTGAACAAACTTGATGGGGAGAAAACACTGCATGAGCGAAAACTCTTTAAGAAAAGCAAAGAGCTGGGTTTGAGTCTTAAACAAAAACATCTTGATGAGAATGAGCTGAAGACACAGTTTGATGAAGTGTGGGGAAAGTGGGTCTCTGAGCTGGCAGGGGATGTTCGCCCTCATGAAGACATTAACATAGTCAATGATATACTTACAATTTTAGGTGAAATTTATGAAGACACACTTGTGTGTGACAGATTAAACAAATTTGAAGGCATAATTCAAATGACTGATTTCTCCATATATGTAAATCCAATTAAAACATTTGGGATCCGTTTAGGAACAAAACTATTTGGCCTTCCATCAGAAGAACAGCAGTCAATAAAAAATTTGGTGCAGAGTATTGTTCGTGAAACTGAGAACCAGGTTAAGTCCAAATCAGTTGCAAAGATGGGTTACAACAAAAGCTACATTCAAGAAATTGCCCAATCTGTAAAAACAAATGTAGGAAACCACAAGTGCTTCCACCTCCAGTATGAATTCAAGAAAGAGTTCACAGTAGATTTGACTCTCTCTGTGTGCAGGTTAGCAGGTATGAAGTTTGCAGAGCTCCATCAGATGTTCAGAGAAGCTAATGATCCATTGATTTATTTAGAGAAAAAGAAACCTGAATACTACAGCGTCTTTCAAGGTTACTGCAGAGGTGCAACATCTGCTGCAGTTTTTGGGACCTTGATTTGTAATGAACTGAAAGAACCCATTCTCCAAAGTGTCTACAACAAAACTGCATATGATCTCGCAGGAGAGATGCGGACAAATATTCCTGCTTTCAAAGGCAACAGATCCAACCTGGAGAAACACATTCTGAAAACCCTAGCAGAGGAGGAGGACTTTGACAACTTCATTGAGTACATTCGTTTTCCCAGAGACCACTTTGAAGATTTTATCAAAACTCAAGTTGAAGCATATATAACCTCAGAGAATTCCTCAGCTCTTGCAATGGTAAAAGCGAACATTCGACACAAGGAGAACAGCATTATCACAGCTGCTGAAACCGCAACAGCTCAGGTCTTGAGTAAAAGAGGAGATGTAAATATGTGGCTGGAAGTTTTTTCATATGGTTTGAAAGATGAGCTTGAATTCAATAAAGAACGTCTGACTGGTGACAGCTGTCAGGACATCACTGACTTTGAACTTCTAGAAGAGGTTTTAAAGAAAGAACTTTGCCACATAATGAAAGATCTAAACAAAGGCTTGACAAACCCCTCTGATATCAGAATGACAATGTTTAGGAAATCaccagatgagattttgattgAGCATTCCTGTAAGTGCTGTTGGGTTCAGTGTCCATTCTGTGGAGTTATTTGTGTTAACACAATGGAGGAACATCCTGGAGATCATATTGCTCCCTTTCACCGAAACTGTGGAGCAAATGGGATGAATTTTAGAGGTACAAAAATTCTTTGCTTGGATTTCTGCACATCTTCAGTGGCAAGTTACAATGATCGGTTTTATCCATCTCATGATTCAGATGAGACAGTTCTATGGCGGGAGTACAGAACTGCAGGTCCTGAGTTTGCAAGCTGGTGCCTCACACCTGATCTCTCAGAGCTGCCATACTGGAAGTGGTTTGTGTGTCACTTTCAAAAAGATTTGGAAAAGTTCTATGCTAAAACTTTCAGCAGCTATGGTTCAATCCCAGACAATTGGAGATCTTTCACAAAAGAGGACGCTCTTGCAAGTTTGGATAAATATCTCTAA